One Lentimicrobiaceae bacterium genomic window, CTATCAGTGAATCCGTGTATTCCAGACGAGTGGGAGAATTTTGAAATTACACGTAAGTTCAGAGGTGCGATTTACAAAATTACCGTGGTAAACAACAAAAAAAGTGAAACAGGAATCAGCAAGGTAACTGTTGACGGCGAAAGTTATTCTTCTAACCTGCTGCCTGTTTTTGAGCCGGGAACAACCCATACCATAGTTTATGAAATTGGTAAATCATAAACACCTTTCATTTTAGATTGCTTAAAATCTAAGGTTCAGTGAGCGCCAGAAATCATTAAACTAACTTTCAAACCCTTTTCAATGAATAAGACTTATTCAGCAAATAGTGAGCGTTACCATAAAATGAAATACACCCGCTGCGGGAAAAGCGGAATATTGCTTCCAGCCATATCACTTGGCCTGTGGCATAATTTCGGTTTTGCCGACAATTACAACAACGCGCGTGAAATAATTCGCAGCGCTTTCGACCAGGGAGTTACTCATTTTGATTTGGCCAATAATTATGGACCTCCTGCCGGTTCAGCTGAAGAGGTGTTCGGCTCCATCCTGAAAAAAGACTTTGCGAATTACAGGGATGAAATGCTTATCACAACTAAAGCCGGCTATGACATGTGGGATGGGCCTTATGGAGAATGGGGCTCACGCAAGTATCTGGTTGCAAGTTTAAATCAAAGCCTGAAACGCCTGGGACTTGACTATGTTGACATTTTTTATTCTCATAGGTTCGACCCTGACACACCGCTTGAAGAAACCATGATGGCACTTGATTTTATTGTTAAAAGCGGTAAAGCATTGTATGCCGGAATCTCAAATTACACGGCTGAACAAACAACAGAAGCCCTGCAAATATTAAAAAAACTCGGTACGCCATGTCTTATTCATCAGGCAAGGTATTCAATGATTGACAGGACCGTTGAAAACGGCTTGCTTGACGTACTTGACAAAAATGGCGTTGGATTCGTAGCCTACTCTCCGCTGGCCCAGGGTGTGCTAACAGACAGGTATCTGAAAGGAATTCCTTCGGATTCACGTGCATCAAAAGCTCACTTTCTCAAGCCAGAATACTTGACTCCCGAACTTATTGCCAATGTTGGCAAACTCAACAACATTGCCCAGCAAAGAGGCCAAAGTCTTGCTCAAATGGCAACAGCATGGCTGCTGAAAGACCACCGGGTAACCTCGGTAATTGTAGGGGTCAGCTCGGTAAGGCAATTAAACGACAACTTGGAAACGCTAAAAAATGTTTCGTTTTCGCCAGAAGAAGAAGCTAAAATTAACACCATACTTGCCCGTTTTTAATTGAGCCTGAACTGTTCATTAAAAAATAAAACAACTGCTGATATGAAAAAAACAATTTGGATTTGCACATTAATAGCCAGCCTGATATGCTTAAAAAGTGAAGCATTCGGACAAAAAGTTACAGCCTGGGAACAATGCGCCAGGATGGGAAGAGGTGTAAATATAATCGGTTACGACACCGCGCTCTGGAAAGATCACACAAAGGGCAGGTTTAAAGAATCCTATTTTAAAAAGATTAAAGATGCAGGTTTTTCAACTATCAGAATTAACCTTTTTGCATTTTCAGGCATGGATAGCAACTACATCCTTAACCCAAAATGGCTTGAAACACTTGACTGGGCCGTACAAAAAGGTCTGGAAGCACAACTCATGGTAATTCTCGACATGCATGAATACAATGCCATGGCTGACGACCCCATTGCCAAGAAGGAAATGTTTATGTCGGTATGGAGGCAACTGGCTCCCAGATATAAAAATCAGCCTGAAAATGTTATATTTGAAATTTTAAACGAACCTAATCAGAAACTTACTGTTGATTTATGGAACGAATACCTGGCCGATGCCATTAAGTTGATTAGGCAAACAAATCCTGACAGGACTTTAATTATAGGCCCTGGCAACTGGAATGGCATCGAAAGTTTGCCAACGCTAAAGCTACCTGCCGATGACAGAAACATTATTGCTACTGTTCATTTTTACCAACCTATGCCTTTTACACACCAGGGGGCTTATTGGACCAATGAATTCAAAAACCTCAGCGGTATAAAATGGACTGGCTCAGCAGAGGAAAAAGCTGATGTAGAAACCAAATTTAAACAGGTGTATGATTGGTCAAAAGCAAACGACAGACCCATATTTTTGGGTGAATTCGGCGCTTATGATAAAGGCGACATGGAATCACGGGCACGGTACACTTCACATGTGGCACGGACCGCCGAAAAGTTTGGATTCAGTTGGGCATACTGGCAATTCGACAGCGACTTTATCGTTTATGACATAGCCAGAGAAGCATGGGTTGAACCCATTTTAAATGCTTTAATGAACGTTGAAACAAAATAGTAAGCTCACAACAGGCATTCGTTTCAGTAAATGCATTGTTGTCCGATTATTCGAAAATATTCACGTAAAAAGATGAAACCTATGACCAAAAACACACAGAAGATATTGGTTCAGTATTTTTTATCTGCTATTGTACTTCTAATTGCAGGCAGCTGTAACCAGGTATCAGATAACAAGTCCGACAGAGCTATGGATCAGAAAATAAGCGAATTAATTTCCAAAATGACTTTGGAAGAAAAAGTCGGGCAGTTAAATCAGCTATCAAATCCTTACCAGCAAACCGGCACCGGAGAAGCGTCTGAGCACAACGAAAGCTTTGACGAAATGGTTGCCAATGGAGAAGTGGGGAGCTTTTTAAATGTCCTGGGGGTTGATGAGACAATGCGATTGCAAAAAATTGCTGTAGAAAAATCGCGACTGGGCA contains:
- the mgrA gene encoding L-glyceraldehyde 3-phosphate reductase, translated to MNKTYSANSERYHKMKYTRCGKSGILLPAISLGLWHNFGFADNYNNAREIIRSAFDQGVTHFDLANNYGPPAGSAEEVFGSILKKDFANYRDEMLITTKAGYDMWDGPYGEWGSRKYLVASLNQSLKRLGLDYVDIFYSHRFDPDTPLEETMMALDFIVKSGKALYAGISNYTAEQTTEALQILKKLGTPCLIHQARYSMIDRTVENGLLDVLDKNGVGFVAYSPLAQGVLTDRYLKGIPSDSRASKAHFLKPEYLTPELIANVGKLNNIAQQRGQSLAQMATAWLLKDHRVTSVIVGVSSVRQLNDNLETLKNVSFSPEEEAKINTILARF
- a CDS encoding glycoside hydrolase family 5 protein, whose protein sequence is MKKTIWICTLIASLICLKSEAFGQKVTAWEQCARMGRGVNIIGYDTALWKDHTKGRFKESYFKKIKDAGFSTIRINLFAFSGMDSNYILNPKWLETLDWAVQKGLEAQLMVILDMHEYNAMADDPIAKKEMFMSVWRQLAPRYKNQPENVIFEILNEPNQKLTVDLWNEYLADAIKLIRQTNPDRTLIIGPGNWNGIESLPTLKLPADDRNIIATVHFYQPMPFTHQGAYWTNEFKNLSGIKWTGSAEEKADVETKFKQVYDWSKANDRPIFLGEFGAYDKGDMESRARYTSHVARTAEKFGFSWAYWQFDSDFIVYDIAREAWVEPILNALMNVETK